TGGCAGGTGATAATTTTTGccgttgatttttaattttttttaaattgtgattctgaaggattttcataaaaaatatttatcagtTCTTCAGTTCTTAAagttttgcactttttcttttttacacgacaaatctttaaaaaaagtgaccaaggtcacttttttgtcaatttttgccgaaatagTGACCAAAGTGACTTGAAAGTGAAATTAATGACCAAGTCATTTTTtaagtgaccgaatttcatACCTGCTACTTTTATAATACaacaattgcaaattttccaaatctccCCTCCTccttttcatcagaaaatttacatttcatcaCATTACTAAACCTTCACACGAAAGAAGTACcctacagaaaaaattcattatgtatGTTTGAGAGTGCAAAGGTCGTCAAATAATCACAAAACCATATTCCGACTCGTGAATCACCGcgtttaaataattattatcgATTTCTTTCTGAGAAACAAAATCGGCGAACATTTCAATAACATAATCTTTATCGCAATTATAAGAAGAAAATTACTCTACAGATCACACGACTTCAACCGTGAAATTATTCATcggttaattttaaaaagtaattaccgaagaaaaataattattcgcgaaaaaattccgaaaataacATTCTCCGAGTAGATCCATCTCCATCTCACAATTTTCAAGCCGACCcctcgtttttttcaaattaaaatcgtTCTTCTTTGAACGATGAAGATTTTCTGATATAACTTCGTCACCATCATCATTCAGAATGACTTAACACCGACGACAACtttcaatttcgatttcaataAACCAACGTGCACGGTGCAATTGGCCAATTGCGTTTCAGTGACCTTGCCTGATCTTGGTACGACAACACGGTGAGATATCAGGTCGCATATTTTCCAacacaaacgacgacgacgattacAATATTTCAATAACGAGCGATCAACAAACACGAAAATATCTTTCTACGGAAACGTAAACGAATCCCGACTCTTATCAGCCGaactcaaaatggaaaaaagattCTATCACCACAGCACACTGGGTAAACATTTGCATAAGTCATtcataaaaatacatttatgaTACATGCTGTAATTGCTGTGTAAAACATTATCTACTACGAACTATTATCGACTGAATTATCATACGTACAAAAATGAACATGCTACaaggtgtgaaaaaaaaaactactacaATGTAGTTAAACAGCATAAAACAAGCGACGTGTTTagtaattattaaaaagtgaTTAGAATTTAACGTGTCGACATGTACAAATTGTCAGGTTAGTTGAATAGAGTGTTAtctacgtgaaaaaaatatacgatcaAAGCTACAAGGCGAGCGATTATTGGCAAAAGATGAGCATTTATATGGCGTTTATTAAGCGTATATTTCGGGCACTGAGAAAACcacgaaaaggaaaaaaaatataaaaaaaataatacgtgtAAACATGTACTCACCACATTTGTTTACATATAGTTGATTACAAATTTCATACTgtcccaaaaaaaacaacaatattaATATTTGAAACTAGGTTAACACATACATTTCTTTTGGAAACAATGTTAATTATTCAACCGTTTCCAATAATGATAACATAGgttacaatttacaaaaaaaaaaaaaaaaaaacgaaaaaaaacaaccctaACATGCTGTATAGTCTTCCAATAATGCCCGATTAAGCAAAATGACTGTATAAAAATTCTACTCTGCATGCGacaatttcttcttcttcatcggGCAATAATCGTGccagaatacgaaaaaaaaaccggttCACCCGATTAAAATCccaagattttgaatttcacatccagacaaaaaaaaacactccacAAACACACAGAGTTTAAGGAAAATTTCGCTTAGCGTATTCATCACATGACACAACATTTAAtaaaagctgatttttttttgtgtgagagttctttttaacaaaaacaatCGAACAAATTACTTACTTCCACGACGTCGTTTGTAGCAAACGCAGCATGGACAACAAATACAGCATATAAAGCTTACAATCGATGAAATTAGCATCAATACTACAATAACGATCATTAGCATTATTcccctgaaagaaaaaaaaacgtagaaatATTAGTAAGGTATTTAAATACGTAGGCAAGGTCGTTAAAAACTTTCTCATTCTTTCGGCGACGTCTAAAGGGATGAGAGTTACTAACGACGACTTGAAGTAATTGCATTAAACAATTCATACGTTGAACCCACGTAATAGTTACTGCTTGCTAAGTAGCACCGCACATAGCATATTACGTAATTCCTTTTGATTCTTCTTAAAAAGATATTCTAATTAATGAGGAAGATGCTTACATGTTGACGAAAAATTCAGAAGCATCGCAACAGTAAGCTTTTCGGTTGATATCATAGCAGCAATACTCTTTGTCTTGTCCTGGCAATATGGGACAGTGATTGACTACTTTATCCAAGAAACTTGTCACTGCGTTCTTATCCGTACCGAAATCAAATAGTTTACATTCCATCGACGCATCTGTAACAAAATATGGTTCAATTTATTGTAAGGTAACAGGTAGTTCGAATACGTGTTGCTATCGTAAGTAGAAGTACTTCAATTCAATACGAGGCCATGAGGATGGTTACTAGATACGTGTATAACTTGGGGATGATAATGATAAAGAAATCATACGAGCAATGAATTGCACGTCGAGAAATGAAACACTGGGTATTAATCAAACGCTAATTGAATACACTTGTTAGGATGGTAAGATTTTGGCACGTTGATGGATTAGATATACACTTACCAACGGTAATGCAACAAATAGCAAGGGTTACGGCACCCAGTAAATATATTTTAAAGGCCATTATCACGTTAaagccgaaattttttttgtaaaatacgtCACTACGACACTCTCGAACTCAAAATGCACTGGAAACACCTAAACTATAGCCTTAGATTCACTTCACTATTTAACTAATAGAAAAATACGATGGAcgcaaaatagaaaataatacgCTCAGCAAGC
The sequence above is a segment of the Planococcus citri chromosome 3, ihPlaCitr1.1, whole genome shotgun sequence genome. Coding sequences within it:
- the LOC135841155 gene encoding uncharacterized protein LOC135841155, which gives rise to MAFKIYLLGAVTLAICCITVDASMECKLFDFGTDKNAVTSFLDKVVNHCPILPGQDKEYCCYDINRKAYCCDASEFFVNMGIMLMIVIVVLMLISSIVSFICCICCPCCVCYKRRRGRACQPPQTLPSTHTAAPRYQNEYQPVPKTHLPPGAYPVFPPQPSVPRPFSGGSQHS